Proteins encoded by one window of Pseudobdellovibrionaceae bacterium:
- the ahpC gene encoding alkyl hydroperoxide reductase subunit C has protein sequence MTMINSQIPEFKVQAYHNNDFVTVTDKDLKGKWSIFFFYPADFTFVCPTELGDMADKYAAFKEIGVEVYGVSTDTHFTHKAWHDASETIKKIKYPMLADPTGALSRAFGVYIEEEGLAYRGTFVVNPEGKIKVAEMHDNGIGRNADELLRKVQAAQFIATNPGEVCPAKWQPGAKTLKPGLDLVGKI, from the coding sequence ATGACAATGATCAACTCACAAATTCCAGAGTTCAAAGTACAAGCCTATCATAACAATGACTTTGTAACAGTGACGGATAAAGACCTAAAAGGAAAATGGTCTATATTTTTCTTTTATCCTGCTGACTTTACATTTGTTTGCCCTACAGAGTTAGGTGACATGGCTGATAAGTACGCGGCCTTTAAAGAAATTGGTGTTGAAGTTTATGGTGTAAGTACAGACACTCACTTTACACACAAAGCGTGGCATGATGCTTCTGAAACGATCAAAAAGATCAAGTATCCCATGCTAGCTGATCCTACGGGTGCTCTTTCAAGAGCTTTTGGTGTGTACATCGAAGAAGAAGGTTTGGCTTACCGTGGAACATTTGTTGTGAACCCAGAAGGTAAGATTAAAGTTGCAGAAATGCACGATAATGGGATTGGTAGAAATGCTGATGAACTTTTGCGTAAAGTACAAGCCGCACAATTTATCGCGACTAATCCTGGCGAAGTTTGCCCTGCAAAATGGCAACCAGGAGCTAAAACATTAAAACCAGGTTTAGACTTAGTAGGAAAAATTTAA
- the ahpF gene encoding alkyl hydroperoxide reductase subunit F, translated as MLDTSILEQLKTVFEKLEDQVDLVYDESAHEDQKDLLEILGDVASTSPLIVARPSGQVSSFPKFEIYRKSVATGIIFKALPSGHEFTTLIVGILNADGKGKMPDDVLAQRIRRLKKNIHLQTYISLTCENCPDVVQSLNQIVLIHGSFTHEIIDGGYVQQDIQTLGIQGVPSLVANQKLIHSGRIQLLDLVQKLEETFGIDESIEVKPVDEHLGHFDVVVVGGGPAGVSAAIYSVRKGLSTALITEKMGGQVQETKGIENLISVVYTEGPQLAAKLHEHVTSYPVQVLEHRRVKSITKGSKPKHIELESGETLSADSVIIATGAKWRELGVEGEKEYIGRGVAFCPHCDGPYYKGKSVAVIGGGNSGVEAAIDLAGIVKDVTVFEYNENLKADQILVDKLKALPNVKVVTQAKTLAVLGDGQKVTALKYEKTDSKEVITQELDGVFVQIGLVPNSQFLKGTLELTTFGEIPTDEKGRTSEKGIYAAGDVTTTPYKQIIISMGEGAKAALAAFEDRMYQ; from the coding sequence ATGTTAGATACCTCTATTTTAGAACAACTAAAGACTGTTTTTGAAAAGTTAGAAGATCAAGTGGATCTGGTCTATGACGAGTCTGCTCATGAGGATCAGAAGGATTTGTTAGAAATACTTGGTGACGTGGCATCGACCTCTCCTTTGATTGTGGCAAGACCTTCTGGACAGGTTTCTTCATTCCCAAAGTTTGAAATCTATAGAAAGTCTGTTGCAACGGGGATTATTTTTAAAGCTCTTCCCAGTGGTCATGAGTTCACTACTTTGATTGTGGGAATTTTAAATGCCGATGGTAAAGGTAAAATGCCTGATGACGTCTTGGCGCAAAGAATCCGACGCCTCAAAAAAAATATACATCTGCAAACCTATATCTCTTTAACCTGCGAAAATTGTCCTGATGTGGTTCAGAGTTTAAATCAGATTGTGTTAATTCATGGAAGTTTCACTCACGAAATTATTGACGGTGGTTATGTCCAGCAAGATATCCAAACATTAGGAATCCAAGGTGTTCCCAGTCTTGTGGCAAATCAAAAACTCATTCATTCTGGTCGAATCCAACTCTTAGATCTGGTTCAAAAGTTAGAAGAGACTTTTGGGATTGATGAAAGCATTGAAGTGAAACCAGTAGATGAACATCTAGGACACTTTGATGTGGTGGTTGTCGGTGGAGGACCTGCTGGGGTGTCTGCGGCGATCTATAGTGTGAGAAAAGGTTTATCCACGGCCCTTATCACTGAAAAGATGGGTGGACAGGTTCAAGAGACCAAAGGTATAGAAAATTTAATTTCTGTAGTGTACACCGAAGGCCCACAGTTAGCGGCAAAGTTACATGAGCATGTGACCAGTTATCCTGTTCAGGTCTTAGAACATCGACGGGTGAAGTCCATCACTAAAGGCTCAAAGCCCAAACATATTGAACTAGAAAGTGGTGAAACTCTCAGTGCAGATTCGGTGATCATTGCAACAGGTGCTAAGTGGCGCGAACTAGGTGTGGAAGGTGAAAAGGAATACATTGGCCGCGGGGTCGCGTTTTGTCCTCACTGTGATGGGCCCTATTATAAAGGTAAATCTGTGGCAGTGATTGGTGGTGGAAATTCAGGAGTGGAAGCCGCTATTGATCTAGCTGGAATTGTCAAAGATGTTACTGTTTTTGAATATAATGAAAATCTTAAGGCAGATCAAATTTTGGTAGATAAACTGAAGGCTTTACCTAATGTAAAAGTGGTTACTCAGGCCAAGACCTTAGCTGTTTTAGGGGATGGTCAAAAAGTGACGGCATTAAAATATGAAAAGACGGATTCTAAAGAGGTGATCACTCAGGAGTTAGATGGAGTTTTCGTGCAGATTGGTCTTGTTCCTAATAGCCAATTTTTAAAAGGCACCTTAGAACTGACAACTTTTGGCGAGATCCCCACAGACGAAAAAGGCCGCACTTCAGAAAAGGGGATATATGCCGCAGGTGATGTGACAACCACTCCATATAAACAGATCATCATTTCAATGGGAGAGGGAGCTAAGGCGGCATTAGCGGCATTTGAAGACAGAATGTATCAGTAA
- a CDS encoding polysaccharide deacetylase family protein, with the protein MLQPKLNVHPQYVSLAFDGSKSTEMWKSTLDFAARNDVKFTYFVSSVYFIDNGNKRTYVAPKLGAGKSAIGFGGTAADIKARNSWMEKAIAQGHEMAGHANGHFDGGKWSLTDWLNELAQFQLFMFEAPNYGGVKNLKLWDYAYSNPNFGFRAPQLGHNANMFKALKSSGYKYDTSKIKRMDQWPVKNSEGLWEFALAGIKLSRSGKSTASMDYNLYVAQSGGVKGNSKNFQAWEDEVFETYMNYFKNNYLGNRAPIDIGHHFSLWNGGIYWNAMQRFAQTVCNLPEVVCGTYQDLLSFVEKKSSSTLNAYQAGNFKKMSSNAMPAILHRTSTVNHTGELNAKELDILQHQLCPPEAHDEDSEEIKFVPSLGTLEI; encoded by the coding sequence ATGCTACAGCCCAAGTTGAACGTCCACCCCCAGTATGTGAGCTTAGCCTTTGATGGTTCTAAGTCTACTGAAATGTGGAAGAGCACCTTAGATTTTGCCGCCAGAAATGACGTGAAATTTACGTATTTTGTCAGCTCTGTCTACTTTATTGACAATGGGAATAAGCGGACCTATGTCGCCCCTAAATTGGGTGCAGGAAAATCGGCTATTGGTTTTGGTGGAACAGCAGCAGATATTAAAGCTAGAAACTCTTGGATGGAAAAGGCCATTGCCCAAGGTCATGAGATGGCAGGCCACGCTAATGGGCATTTTGATGGGGGTAAATGGTCTTTAACAGATTGGCTTAATGAATTAGCTCAGTTCCAGCTCTTTATGTTTGAAGCCCCTAACTATGGTGGGGTTAAAAACCTTAAGCTTTGGGATTATGCCTACTCAAATCCTAACTTTGGTTTTAGGGCACCTCAATTAGGTCATAATGCCAATATGTTTAAAGCTCTTAAAAGTTCGGGTTATAAATACGACACAAGTAAAATTAAACGTATGGATCAGTGGCCAGTGAAAAACTCTGAAGGACTATGGGAGTTTGCGTTGGCTGGTATTAAGTTGAGCCGCTCAGGAAAAAGTACGGCTTCAATGGATTATAATTTATATGTGGCTCAATCAGGTGGTGTGAAAGGTAATTCCAAAAACTTCCAAGCCTGGGAAGATGAAGTTTTTGAAACATACATGAATTATTTTAAAAATAACTATCTTGGTAACCGTGCTCCTATCGATATTGGCCATCACTTCTCTTTATGGAACGGTGGTATCTATTGGAATGCTATGCAAAGATTTGCACAAACTGTTTGTAATTTACCAGAAGTGGTTTGTGGTACTTATCAAGATCTTTTAAGTTTTGTGGAAAAGAAATCAAGTTCGACTTTGAATGCATATCAAGCAGGAAATTTTAAAAAGATGAGTTCTAATGCGATGCCAGCAATTTTACACAGAACATCTACAGTCAATCACACTGGGGAGCTTAATGCTAAAGAGCTAGACATTCTCCAACACCAACTTTGTCCACCAGAAGCTCATGACGAAGATTCTGAAGAGATCAAATTTGTTCCTTCACTAGGAACTCTTGAAATCTAA
- a CDS encoding pirin family protein, with protein sequence MKKVLVTQRSETPHWVGDGFPVRSIFTYNDLAKEMSPFLLMDYAGPAEFPPSAHRKGVGEHPHRGFETVTIVYSGEVEHRDSAGGGGVISRGDVQWMTAASGVVHEEMHGENFSKTGGLFEMIQLWVNLPRKDKMTTPRYQGITAKQIPAVDIDGGSLRVIAGNFREQQGPAQTFSPINLWDIKVSEGSKNTFTVPQGHTASIFVLSGKIRIGDKEVEDATLALLETEGDRFSFEALQDSKILFLGGEPLNEPVIGYGPFVMSTQKEIYQAFMDYQDGKMGQLVKA encoded by the coding sequence ATGAAAAAGGTTCTAGTCACACAAAGAAGCGAAACTCCTCACTGGGTGGGGGATGGGTTTCCTGTCAGATCAATATTCACTTACAATGATTTGGCAAAAGAGATGTCACCATTTTTGTTGATGGACTATGCAGGTCCAGCTGAGTTTCCTCCATCAGCTCATAGAAAAGGTGTCGGAGAGCACCCTCATCGTGGTTTTGAAACAGTCACTATTGTTTACTCTGGTGAAGTGGAGCATCGTGATTCCGCAGGAGGCGGCGGTGTGATCAGCAGAGGTGATGTGCAGTGGATGACTGCGGCGTCAGGCGTTGTGCATGAAGAGATGCACGGTGAGAATTTTTCTAAAACTGGAGGACTGTTTGAAATGATCCAGCTTTGGGTGAATCTTCCACGCAAAGACAAAATGACAACCCCTCGATACCAAGGCATCACTGCAAAGCAAATACCTGCGGTGGATATTGATGGTGGAAGCTTAAGAGTCATTGCTGGGAATTTTCGGGAGCAACAAGGTCCAGCTCAAACTTTTTCTCCCATAAATCTGTGGGACATCAAAGTCAGTGAGGGTAGCAAAAATACTTTTACTGTACCTCAAGGTCATACGGCCTCAATCTTTGTATTGAGTGGAAAAATCCGTATTGGTGACAAAGAAGTTGAAGATGCGACTTTGGCACTTTTGGAAACCGAAGGTGATCGCTTTAGTTTTGAGGCACTTCAAGATTCTAAAATTTTATTTTTAGGAGGAGAGCCTTTAAATGAACCCGTCATCGGTTATGGTCCATTTGTCATGAGCACTCAAAAAGAAATTTATCAAGCGTTCATGGACTACCAAGACGGGAAGATGGGTCAGCTGGTGAAAGCCTAA
- a CDS encoding pirin family protein — protein sequence MSQENIIISGRKRDLGGFMVARTIPSAERRHVGPFVFLDHMGPLKITETAMLDVRPHPHIGLSTVTYLFSGRGHHRDSLGYSQVISPGDINWMTAGRGIVHSERTPDEDKFPNPSAPIHGIQVWVALPVEHEDTDPNFTHYPKSQIPDIEFTEGLNGKLMIGTYQEEGYTLTSPVKTYSPTFFAEMKSTQDLNHKLSLAEEEIGIFLVEGQATINDHKLEMDDLIIVSDPKNISLELGKGTTLILIGGTAFKEPRYIWWNLVSSSKEKIQQAAKRWEKQEMGKVEGEIDYIPLPDIPFPA from the coding sequence ATGAGTCAAGAAAATATCATTATCAGTGGTCGCAAGCGTGATCTTGGTGGATTTATGGTAGCTAGAACTATTCCTAGCGCTGAACGTCGCCATGTAGGACCTTTTGTTTTTTTGGATCACATGGGGCCACTTAAAATCACTGAAACCGCCATGCTTGATGTTCGCCCTCATCCCCACATTGGTCTTTCAACTGTGACCTACCTATTTTCTGGTCGAGGCCATCATCGTGACAGTCTAGGTTATTCACAAGTCATCTCTCCTGGCGACATCAATTGGATGACTGCAGGACGTGGCATTGTTCATTCAGAAAGAACCCCTGACGAGGACAAATTCCCTAATCCTAGCGCACCCATTCACGGCATTCAGGTCTGGGTGGCTTTGCCTGTAGAACACGAAGACACCGACCCTAATTTTACACATTATCCAAAGTCGCAAATTCCCGACATCGAATTCACCGAAGGTCTGAATGGAAAACTAATGATTGGAACTTATCAAGAAGAGGGGTACACGCTGACTTCTCCTGTAAAAACTTACTCTCCTACATTTTTTGCGGAAATGAAATCCACTCAAGACTTAAATCACAAATTGAGCCTTGCCGAAGAAGAGATTGGAATTTTTCTAGTAGAGGGACAAGCTACGATCAATGACCATAAGCTTGAAATGGATGATTTGATCATTGTCAGTGATCCTAAAAACATTTCATTAGAATTGGGTAAAGGGACCACTTTGATCCTCATTGGGGGGACCGCTTTTAAAGAGCCGCGCTACATTTGGTGGAACTTAGTTTCTTCTAGCAAAGAAAAAATTCAGCAAGCAGCAAAACGTTGGGAAAAACAAGAAATGGGTAAAGTCGAGGGCGAAATAGATTATATTCCGCTCCCCGACATTCCGTTTCCTGCTTAG
- a CDS encoding LysR family transcriptional regulator, translating to MDIMDLNEILVFVKVIQAGSFNKAAQMLEMPNSTVSSKVSSLEKRLGVTLIHRTTRKLNLTQVGEEFYVNSLKHIEGLLEAQDQASLTQGEPTGTLKVTAPPLVASHILPEVIAEYVETYPKVNFELLATDDPVDLISENIDLAIRTGKLVDSTFKFKKLGVSYFAPFASPKYLKAHPKIVHPKDLLQHTCLQFTSVGKDSWDFVSSSKSRVSVKMNKKFIINELGAIKELAMSGKGVALLPTFICDKETDKKILQRVLPDWKSEAREVSFIYPAHRFVSPKLKAFIDLAGEKIKARLSV from the coding sequence ATGGACATCATGGATTTAAATGAAATACTTGTGTTTGTGAAAGTCATTCAAGCGGGCAGTTTTAATAAAGCTGCACAAATGTTAGAGATGCCCAATTCCACGGTCAGTTCAAAGGTCTCTAGTTTAGAAAAAAGATTAGGTGTGACATTGATTCACAGGACCACGCGAAAATTAAATCTTACGCAGGTGGGTGAAGAGTTTTATGTGAATTCATTAAAACATATCGAAGGACTTTTGGAGGCTCAGGATCAAGCCAGTCTTACGCAAGGTGAGCCCACAGGAACTTTAAAGGTGACAGCTCCACCACTGGTGGCCAGTCATATTTTGCCAGAAGTGATTGCTGAGTATGTAGAGACTTATCCCAAAGTGAATTTTGAGCTTTTGGCCACAGATGACCCAGTGGATTTGATTTCAGAAAACATTGATTTAGCCATTCGGACTGGCAAGCTTGTTGACTCTACGTTTAAGTTTAAAAAATTGGGTGTCAGTTACTTTGCGCCGTTTGCAAGCCCCAAGTATTTAAAAGCGCACCCTAAGATCGTACACCCGAAGGATCTGTTGCAACATACCTGTTTGCAATTCACAAGTGTGGGCAAAGACAGTTGGGATTTTGTCAGTTCCAGTAAAAGTCGTGTCAGTGTAAAGATGAACAAAAAATTTATCATCAATGAGTTGGGTGCCATTAAGGAATTGGCAATGAGTGGGAAAGGGGTGGCCCTTTTGCCGACTTTTATTTGTGATAAAGAGACAGATAAAAAAATCCTACAAAGAGTTTTACCTGACTGGAAGTCTGAAGCCCGTGAAGTGAGCTTTATTTATCCTGCTCACAGATTTGTATCGCCAAAGCTTAAGGCTTTTATAGATTTAGCAGGAGAGAAGATCAAAGCAAGATTGAGTGTGTGA
- a CDS encoding leucyl aminopeptidase family protein: MYLLDKWENEARVVVKALECKSLREKPSCFLIVAEDYKQLSVISKNLLEKWQLEIFKDEKESCRCFKNRDTQVLVVILNFDKEESLYGQLCDSLRVYVRNQVGQALHGKCDKAYLVVDENSKHAHDIVTGVTEAITFGAYSFKNTKKPTFSIYMKKALVETAHQAWQKAEATNFARFLVDMPANELNPQSYVQLLQTLVKGKKDFKITVKSKDLKSEGYELVDAVGKGAENPPALVRVSYTAPASQKTKSKKAGRVAFVGKGITFDTGGLDLKPSNFMRLMKKDMGGSAAVAGLLFYHLQNRPDHDVDYFFAIAENSVDANAFRPGDVYRGGNGLSVEIHNTDAEGRLVLADALAWLAKDKTPPEVVIDVATLTGAIKAGLGSYVGGLFSNDRALSQELQDASARTGDHLWPMPMPYWTEAEIKKSEVADLVNATDGYGGAITAAQFLKQFVPKKSKWAHLDIYAWIDSARGPFKQKGGSGQGVLVLLDWLQS; the protein is encoded by the coding sequence ATGTATTTACTAGACAAATGGGAGAACGAAGCCCGAGTCGTTGTAAAGGCGTTAGAGTGCAAATCCCTAAGGGAAAAGCCCTCATGCTTTTTGATTGTTGCAGAGGATTATAAACAACTCTCAGTTATATCTAAAAATTTACTGGAAAAGTGGCAGCTTGAAATCTTTAAAGATGAAAAAGAAAGTTGCAGATGTTTTAAAAACAGGGACACGCAAGTGTTGGTCGTCATTTTAAACTTTGATAAAGAAGAAAGTCTATATGGGCAGCTTTGTGATAGCTTAAGGGTCTATGTTCGCAACCAAGTGGGACAAGCTCTGCATGGCAAGTGTGATAAAGCTTACTTAGTTGTTGATGAAAATTCAAAACATGCTCATGACATTGTCACAGGTGTTACTGAAGCTATCACTTTTGGAGCTTACAGTTTTAAAAACACTAAGAAACCGACTTTTAGCATCTATATGAAAAAAGCTTTGGTGGAGACAGCACATCAGGCATGGCAAAAGGCTGAGGCCACCAACTTTGCGCGCTTTTTGGTGGACATGCCCGCTAACGAATTGAACCCTCAAAGTTATGTGCAGCTTTTGCAAACCTTGGTGAAGGGCAAAAAAGATTTTAAGATCACTGTAAAAAGCAAAGACTTAAAAAGTGAAGGCTACGAACTGGTAGATGCTGTGGGTAAAGGGGCTGAAAATCCCCCCGCGTTAGTGCGAGTGTCTTACACCGCACCTGCATCACAAAAGACCAAATCTAAGAAGGCTGGTCGAGTGGCCTTTGTCGGCAAAGGCATCACCTTTGATACGGGAGGTTTAGATCTTAAACCTTCTAACTTTATGCGATTGATGAAAAAAGACATGGGAGGCTCTGCGGCTGTAGCAGGATTGCTTTTTTATCATTTACAAAATCGTCCTGATCATGATGTGGATTACTTTTTTGCCATCGCCGAAAACTCAGTGGACGCTAATGCCTTCAGACCAGGTGATGTGTACCGTGGCGGCAATGGTCTAAGCGTTGAAATTCATAACACCGATGCCGAAGGACGCCTAGTTCTTGCAGATGCCCTAGCTTGGCTTGCCAAAGATAAAACTCCACCTGAAGTGGTGATTGATGTTGCGACTTTAACAGGAGCGATCAAAGCAGGTTTGGGGTCTTATGTGGGTGGACTGTTTTCTAATGACCGCGCACTGTCTCAAGAGCTGCAAGACGCCTCTGCACGCACTGGTGATCATCTGTGGCCTATGCCTATGCCTTATTGGACTGAAGCTGAGATTAAAAAATCAGAAGTCGCAGACCTTGTGAATGCCACTGACGGTTACGGGGGTGCCATCACTGCCGCTCAGTTTTTAAAACAATTTGTTCCTAAAAAATCCAAATGGGCACATTTAGACATTTACGCTTGGATTGATTCGGCTCGTGGTCCTTTTAAACAAAAAGGGGGATCAGGACAGGGAGTTTTGGTGCTGCTCGATTGGCTGCAATCTTAA
- a CDS encoding AMP-binding protein: MEKVWIKSYPQGVNTEINESEIKPLTQVIAEAVSNYKDEIAFQNFGSTLTFNELDEMSDHLASFFVHHIGLKKGDRIAIQLPNLLQYPIALIAALKAGLIIVNTNPLYTEREMLHQFTDADVKALLIFSPFGHRYNKIASQCSIKTVITTEVGDLLGWPKSMIYNFVLNLKNKKEFKQQGKTPPVNAIKGSVGFHEALNIGAKAPKVKVESSVNDTAFLQYTGGTTGVAKGAELTHKNIASNMLQILEWKRPFIIKGEEVILTPLPLYHIFSLTVNCFAFMHYGCKNILITNPRDIPAFIKLMQKEKYSVMTGVNTLFNALMNHPDFTKINFKQLKVAVAGGMALQNAVCERWTKLTGKPILEGFGLTETSPVASCNPLDGTHKIGTIGLPLPSTVMKIVDDNDVEVAQGERGELCIGGPQVMRGYWNKPEENAKAFTKEGLFKTGDIATMDEQGFFKIVDRKKDMILVSGFNVYPNEVEDALAAHPKVLEVAAIGIPSEKSTETVKVFIVKSDPSLTEEEIKSFAKETLTGYKRPEFVEFRDELPKTNVGKILRRTLKEEEMKKNAQ, translated from the coding sequence ATGGAAAAAGTTTGGATCAAGTCATATCCACAAGGTGTAAATACGGAGATCAATGAGAGCGAAATCAAACCTTTAACTCAAGTCATTGCAGAAGCAGTCAGCAATTACAAAGATGAAATTGCATTTCAAAACTTTGGCAGTACGCTTACATTTAATGAACTTGATGAAATGAGTGATCACTTAGCCTCCTTTTTTGTTCACCATATCGGCTTAAAAAAAGGCGATCGTATTGCCATCCAACTCCCCAATCTCCTGCAATATCCCATAGCTCTCATCGCAGCACTTAAAGCGGGGCTGATCATCGTCAACACCAATCCTCTGTACACAGAACGCGAAATGCTTCATCAGTTCACAGACGCAGATGTCAAAGCCCTACTTATCTTTTCGCCCTTTGGTCACCGCTATAATAAAATTGCATCTCAATGCTCGATCAAAACTGTGATCACCACAGAGGTGGGAGATCTTTTAGGTTGGCCTAAGAGCATGATCTATAACTTTGTTCTGAATTTAAAAAACAAAAAAGAATTCAAACAGCAGGGAAAAACACCTCCTGTGAACGCCATTAAAGGCAGTGTTGGGTTTCATGAAGCGCTGAACATTGGTGCCAAAGCTCCAAAAGTCAAAGTGGAGTCTTCTGTCAATGATACGGCCTTCTTGCAATACACTGGTGGAACGACAGGTGTAGCTAAAGGTGCAGAACTCACACACAAAAATATTGCATCCAACATGTTACAGATTTTAGAGTGGAAGAGGCCCTTTATCATTAAAGGCGAAGAGGTGATTTTAACTCCCTTGCCGCTTTACCATATCTTTTCTTTAACAGTGAATTGTTTTGCATTCATGCACTATGGTTGTAAAAATATTCTCATCACCAACCCTAGAGACATCCCTGCCTTTATCAAGTTGATGCAAAAAGAAAAGTACTCGGTGATGACAGGTGTAAACACTCTGTTCAACGCTCTGATGAATCATCCTGACTTTACCAAGATCAATTTCAAACAACTTAAAGTGGCAGTGGCTGGAGGTATGGCCCTACAGAACGCGGTTTGTGAACGTTGGACAAAACTCACAGGCAAACCTATCCTTGAAGGCTTTGGTTTGACAGAAACTTCTCCTGTAGCCAGTTGTAATCCTTTGGACGGCACTCATAAAATTGGCACCATTGGTTTACCTCTTCCTAGCACTGTTATGAAAATTGTAGATGATAACGATGTGGAAGTGGCTCAAGGCGAACGTGGCGAGCTGTGCATTGGTGGTCCACAAGTCATGCGTGGCTACTGGAACAAACCCGAAGAGAACGCCAAGGCCTTTACCAAAGAGGGGCTATTTAAAACTGGTGACATCGCCACCATGGATGAACAAGGATTTTTCAAAATTGTAGATCGTAAAAAGGATATGATTTTAGTTTCAGGTTTTAACGTGTATCCCAATGAAGTGGAAGATGCCCTTGCTGCTCACCCTAAAGTTTTAGAGGTGGCTGCCATTGGAATTCCTAGCGAGAAATCAACCGAAACTGTGAAAGTGTTTATTGTGAAGTCTGACCCCAGTCTCACAGAAGAAGAAATTAAAAGTTTTGCCAAAGAGACACTGACTGGTTACAAACGACCTGAGTTTGTAGAGTTCCGTGATGAACTTCCTAAAACCAACGTAGGTAAAATCTTAAGACGCACTCTTAAAGAAGAGGAAATGAAAAAGAACGCTCAGTAA
- a CDS encoding VTT domain-containing protein, with protein MEWFTIYAYQPEIVYLSVIGLMLLSGFGLPLPEEVVIISSSLLAFMALHPHLYPPPEPGLRGVDVYMLAAVCFFAVLFSDFVVFQLGRTFGHTSMFQSMVNPRLFRRARFWTTKYGALMVGVFRFIPGIRFPGHLACGALGISPWKFLLVDTIVVILVIPTQVFLIAFFGEDILAFMKKYKLYIAGIVAVVVLYIIFKIFMTIRRALLARRTKRQEAALKNRNSVEP; from the coding sequence ATGGAATGGTTTACAATCTATGCTTATCAGCCAGAAATTGTTTACCTGTCTGTGATCGGCCTTATGCTCTTATCTGGTTTTGGGCTGCCCTTGCCTGAAGAGGTGGTGATCATCTCTTCGAGTCTTTTAGCTTTTATGGCTTTACACCCCCACTTATACCCTCCGCCAGAGCCTGGTCTGCGGGGTGTGGATGTCTATATGTTGGCTGCGGTTTGTTTTTTTGCAGTTTTATTCAGCGATTTTGTGGTGTTTCAGCTAGGGCGTACTTTTGGGCACACTAGTATGTTTCAAAGTATGGTGAATCCCCGCCTATTTAGACGCGCAAGATTTTGGACCACTAAATATGGGGCATTGATGGTAGGGGTCTTTCGCTTTATTCCAGGTATTCGTTTCCCAGGACACTTGGCGTGTGGAGCATTAGGGATCTCCCCGTGGAAGTTTTTACTTGTAGACACTATTGTGGTCATCCTTGTGATTCCCACTCAGGTCTTTTTGATTGCCTTTTTTGGTGAAGACATTTTGGCCTTTATGAAAAAGTATAAGCTCTATATCGCTGGCATTGTGGCGGTAGTGGTCTTATACATCATTTTTAAGATCTTTATGACCATCCGCCGCGCTCTTTTAGCTCGCAGAACTAAAAGACAAGAAGCTGCACTTAAGAATCGTAATTCTGTTGAACCTTAA
- the gpmA gene encoding 2,3-diphosphoglycerate-dependent phosphoglycerate mutase, whose amino-acid sequence MSAHTQLVLIRHGQSEWNLKNQFTGWYDADLTEKGYAEALSAAENLKRHGITHFDQVYTSVLKRSIFTMWTIVKNMDLVWLPVQKAWQLNERHYGALQGLNKAETIAKYGEDQVKEWRRSYSTPPPSMSAHEIPQSEQDKYAQLGLTDIPLGESLEMTQQRVLPFWQSTLAPQLQAGKKLLVVAHGNSLRALIMQLEGISSQDITQLEIETGVPLVYDLDAHLKIVSKKVLAHE is encoded by the coding sequence ATGAGCGCACATACACAATTAGTTTTAATTCGCCATGGTCAAAGTGAATGGAATCTTAAAAATCAATTCACAGGGTGGTACGACGCAGATTTGACTGAAAAAGGATATGCAGAAGCACTGTCAGCAGCAGAAAATTTAAAACGTCATGGCATTACTCACTTTGATCAGGTTTACACCTCAGTTTTGAAACGTTCTATTTTTACCATGTGGACTATTGTAAAGAATATGGATTTAGTATGGCTTCCCGTACAAAAAGCTTGGCAACTCAACGAACGTCATTACGGCGCTCTGCAAGGATTAAATAAAGCCGAAACCATTGCCAAATATGGTGAAGATCAAGTTAAAGAATGGCGTCGCAGCTACTCGACCCCACCGCCAAGTATGAGTGCCCACGAAATTCCCCAGTCTGAACAAGACAAGTACGCCCAACTGGGACTCACCGACATTCCGCTTGGAGAGTCTTTAGAGATGACCCAACAGCGTGTGCTCCCATTCTGGCAATCCACACTAGCTCCCCAACTGCAAGCAGGAAAAAAACTTTTGGTTGTGGCCCACGGCAATAGCCTGCGTGCTCTGATCATGCAACTCGAAGGCATTTCTAGCCAAGATATCACACAACTTGAAATTGAAACTGGTGTGCCCTTGGTCTACGACCTTGATGCGCATTTAAAAATTGTGTCCAAAAAAGTTTTAGCTCACGAATAA